The sequence AACCGGGCCGGGGAAGGCAATGTGCCCCAGCCATTGAACGTGACCTACTACGAGCAGCGCGCCTCAGCAGGCTTAATTATTACCGAGGCCAGCCAGATTTCCCCTCAAGGCATGGGCTACCCCGCCACCCCCGGTATTCACAGTGCTGAGCAAATCGCCGGGTGGCAGAAGGTGACTGAGGCAGTTCACGCCAAAGGGGGCCGCATTTTCTTGCAGCTCTGGCATGTGGGCCGCATTTCGCACCCGTCGCTTCAGCCCGATGGGGCAACGCCCGTCGCTCCTAGCGCCCTTCAGCCCAGGGGCGACGCCATGACCTATGAAGGTATGCAGCGCTTTGTCACCCCGAGGGCGCTAGAGCTAGAGGAAATTCCCGGTATTGTCGATCAGTATCGTCAGGCGGCTAAAAATGCCCAGTCGGCCGGGTTTGATGGGGTTGAGATCCACGGGGCCAACGGCTACCTGCTCGACCAGTTTTTGCGCGACGGCAGCAACCACCGCACCGATGCCTACGGTGGCCCGGTCGAAAACCGCGCCCGCCTGCTGCTGGAGGTGACCGAGGCTGCGGTGGAGGTGTTTGGTAGCCAGCGTGTGGGCGTGCGCCTGTCGCCCAGTGCCACCTTCAACGACATGACCGATTCTGACCCCAGAGCTACCTTTGGCTATGCTATTCAGGCGCTGAATCAGTTCGACCTGGCTTACCTGCACCTGCTTGAACCTAGCGAAGCCGACCTGCGCTACGGCGGCACCCCCATTCCTACCAAAGAGTTTCGCCCGCTCTACAACGGTCTGCTCATGGTGAACTGGGACTACGATCAGGAGTCGGGCAACGATGCGATCGCCAGTGGTGACGCCGACCTGGTCTCCTACGGCAAGCTGTTTATCGCCAACCCCGACCTGCCCGAGCGGTTTGCAAAGAATGCGCCGCTCAATGAGCCTAACCCCGACACCTTCTACGGCGGTGGGGCCGAGGGCTACACCGACTACCCCGCCTTGGCGGCCTAGGGGTACAGTGCGCCGGGGGCAAATATCAGGGAGCAAATATATAGAGGGAGATCCTCCCCTGTGCCCCTGGGTGAGGCAACCCATAGCGCCCGGTTGACGTCTTTAGGTATGGTTTACCTAGTCATAGCTAGAAAGGACGGCACCTGTGCAAGCCGCTAAAGTTGTGGTCGCTGGGGTGATCGGGTTGGCTGGTGCGATCGCGCTAACTCGCCCCAGCCCCGCCGACGAATTTACCTGCCAAGGGGTGTTAACCGCGATCGCCGTAGACAATCTGCGAGTGCCCGATGGCGCTACCTGCAACCTCAATGGCACTCGCGTAGAGGGCAACATCACAGTCGAAGCTGGGGCTGTGTTGGTGGCCCGAGAGGTGCAGGTAGACGGCAACATTCAGGCCGAAAATGCGGCCCAGGTGTCGATCATAGGCCGCTCTAGGGTGGGAGGCAATATTCAAATCAAGCAGTCGGGTGGGACTACTGTGCTCAACAGTCGCATCAACGGCAACCTGCAATTTGAAGAAAACACTCAAGCGCTGAGCAGCGAGGGTAACTACATTGGCGGCAACCTGCAAGCCTTTAAAAACAGTGGTGGCCTCAGGGTCTTTACCAACCGCATTGGCGGCAACTTGCAGTGTAAAGACAACCGCCCTGCCCCCACTGGCAACGGCAATGTTGTGCGCGGCACCAAAGACGACCAGTGTGCCCGGTTTTAGGCAAGGCCGTCTGCTAAAGGCTTTGGGGCAGAGGCGCTGGCGCTAAACCGCCAAACCGTCTTTGCCGCCCTTGATACCACTGCAACGCCTGGTAAAAAGCCGCGCGATCAAACTCGGGCCAGAGCAAATCGGTGAAATACAGTTCGGTATAGGCCAACTGCCAGGGCAAAAAGTTGCTCAGCCGCTGCTCGCCACTGGTGCGAATCAGCAACTCTGGGTCAGGTAACGGGTAGGTCAGCAGCACGCGCGCCAGGGCGGCTTCATCCACATCATTTATAGAGATCGCACCGCAGGCCACCTGCTGGGCAATGTGCCGAGTCGCCGCTACCAGCTCCTGGCGTCCGCCATAGTTTACGGCCACGTTAAACTGCACGCGCTGGTTAGAGCAAGTCATGGCCATGGCCTCCTGCATCAGCGCTTGCAGTCGCTCGGGCAGGGGCGACAGGTCACCTAAAAACCGAATTCGCACGCCCTCGCGCTGCATGTCAGCCAGCTCGCGACGCAGCAGCCGTTCAAATAGACGCAGCAAAAAGGTGACTTCTGCCATCGGTCGTCGCCAGTTCTCGGTCGAAAACGCATAGACCGTTAGCGCCTCAATTCCCCAGTCTTTGCAGCAGCGCAGCAGGTCTTTCACGGTTTGAGCGCCTTGGCGATGGCCCGCCACCCGTGGCAGCCCCCGCTGGGTGGCCCAGCGACCGTTGCCATCCATAATTACCGCCACATGGCTGGGCAGCGCTTCAGGGTGCAGGTCGACGGGCAGAGTCGAATAATTAATGGGTTGAATCATAGGTTGAACTTCCTTAAAAACCATATATAAGAAGGGCGCAGGTGGGGCCAAACAATTTTTGCCGGCACCCTCTAACCACTGAGCTGCAAGGCACCGCTCACCGCGTTATACCAACTCCGAATCACATACCCCCGATTCCCAACAGGCAAAACTGTAGGGGCGAATGGCATTCGCCTAGGGGAATCGGGGGTTAACCCAGCAGTAGCATTTCCCCGGTGTATTGCAGCCTCAAAGAGATTCTGGGAGGTTGCTGGGGGAGCCGGGCTGCGAATGCACCCTACGTACGGGTGGCGGTGGGGTGCCAAGGTTGTGGACGGTGAGAAACAGCAGCTGGTCATATGGGATACGCGTTGCTTGGGTTATGGTTGGGTAAGTTCACCGTAGCTCTAGAGCCTTGTGGCGTCGGTCGGCGGTGGTCGGCCCTTGTGCTCAAGGCCCGCGCTCAAGGGGCGGAAAAAGGCGGAAACTGTCTACTCCGCGATGAAAGACCTTAAAAGCTCGGCTAGAGTTGTGGCTGTGGAGGATACATTCACCTATGGCATCAGATGCGGTAGAACTGGCAGATCGGCTTGTCTTCACCGTCACCGGGCGGCATCTGAATGATCTACAGCGCACTATCTTGCACCAGGTATGGCAGGGGCAAAAGTACCTCGATATTGCCACCGCCGCCGGATATACCGAGGGCCATATTAAGGACGTAGCCTACCAACTGTGGCGACTGCTATCGGGGGTGACCGGGGAGAAGGTCACCAAATCTACCCTCAAGTCGGCCCTGAAGCGATCGCTGCTCAAGATGGGCATCGATGTATCGGGAGCCAGTGCGGCCCTGGGGTTGACGGAGGCTGGGGGGCCGCGCGAGGTGCCCGTAGAACAGACGGCTTTACCCCTGGTCAATCCCAACTTTGTTGGTCGTCAGGAGGCGATCGCTCACCTCAATTCCTTGGTTACCCAGGGCGATCGCACCATTGTCATCCAGGGAGAAGGCGGCCTCGGCAAAACCACTCTGGCCCAGCATTTTCTGGCTCAGCAGCCGGTCGATCTCACCCTTGAGCTGATGATGGCCAAAGACCCCGCCGACATCACCCCCGTCGAGTGGGTGGTCGAAGAATGGCTGCGTCAGGATTTTGGGGTTGAGCCGGGGCGGGAGTTTGGTGTCACCCTCGATCGCCTGCGTCGTCACCTGCGCCAGCGGCGGGTAGCGGTCCTCATTGACAACCTAGAACCAGCGCTCAGTGCCCAGGGCCAATTCATCGTGCCCCATCGCCGCTATAGCGAACTGCTGCGGGTGCTGGCCGACAGCCGAGGGCAGACGCTGACTCTGATGACCAGTCGCGATCGCCTCTGCGAACCGGGCATTCCCATTGCTCATTACCGCCTGCCTGGGCTGGGGTTAGCCGCCTGGGCGACCTACTTTGCCCACCGAGGCATTCCTGACCATCGGGAGGTTTTAGCCGCGATGCACAGTGCCTACGGCGGCAATGCTAAAGCAATGGAAATTTTGGCCGGGGCGGTAGAGGCCGACTTTGAGGGCAACCTCAGGCTCTACTGGCAGGCCCACAGTCAAGATCTGCTCGGTCCGGTGGATCTCAAGAACCTAGTTGAGAGCCAAATTCACCGTCTGCAAACCCTCGACCCCGACGCCTATCGCCTCTTTTGCCGCCTAGGGGTTTACCGCTATCAGGATGTGCCCGCCCTTCCCTGGGACGCGGTGCAGTGCCTAATGGCTGACATTCCTCCCCAAAGCCACCAGGCGATCGTCACCTCTTTGCGCAATCGATCGCTATTGGAATGCCATCAGGGCCACTACGGTTTGCATCCGGTGGTGCGGGCCGGTGCCCTGGCTCAGCTCATCGCCAATTCTGAAGAGTCTACCGAGTGGGAATCGGCCCACCGCGCCGCCGCCCACTGCTGGAGCAACAGCATTCAGCGCATTTGCAGCCTCGACGATGCCATCCAGGCACTAGAAGCCTACTACCACTACGTCGCCATCGGCGACTACGGGGCGGCAGCGCGGGTGATTTTGCACAGCCGCGATAACCAGTGGCAGCAGTTTTTACCCCTGGGCAGCACCCTCTACCGCATGGGCCTAGTGCAGCCGGTCACCGACGCCATCACCGCCATCATCGACCACATTTCACCTCAGAATGCCGACGCTAGCGAACTGGCCAACATTCTGGGCGACCTGTACTGGATACAGGGGCGGTTAGAGGCTGCGATCGCCTGCCAGCAAAACGCCATGGCGATCGCCCAAGCCTGCCTGCATACCGAGGCCCCCGACCCCGCCACCCACCGCTGGTACTACCTCACTATGCTGGTGGTCGACTCCCAGCTCAGCCTTGGGCTTTACCATCTCGATCTATGGAACTTAGAGGTGGCGGCTACCTGGTTCAACCAGGTGCTGGCCAGCACCACTGGCACTCGTCATCAGCCCTGGGCCGACAAAGCAACTAACTGTCTGGCCTTAGTCAGGTCATACCAGGGCGATCGGGCTGCGGCTCAGGCGCTAGCCAACTCAGTGATTCGATCTGTTCAAGGCCACGGCCAAAACGGTCGTCATGCGTTCTTTGTACAACTCCTGGGCCACACCTATCTCAACCTCGAAAATCTAGATACTGCTGAATCTCTATTGTCTGAGGCCATTCAATCGGCGGAGGCAGGCCACTATCTACAGATTAAGGCCAATGCCCTGGTGGGGCTGGGGCGGCTGAACAGTCAGCGAGGGAATCTGGCGGCGGCAGTGGAAGACTATCGGCGTGCGATCGCCCTGCTCGACGATGTGGGTGCCCACTGCGATCTGGCTACGGCCCATCTGCAATGTGCCCTTGCCCTTGCCAGTTTGTCAGGGCCTCAGGCTGAGTCTAAGCACCACCTTTGTAAAGCTCTGCAACTTTTTCACGCTATTCCGGCTCCCCAACAAGTTTCCAGGGCCGAACAAGCCTGGGCCAAGCACTTGCGCCTCCTCGCTAGTCATAGCTCCGCCACATCTCAGACCGGCGATGCCCTGGGTTTCGCAATTACCCACCCGTCTTAGGGGGGTATTTACTCCATCTTCTTTACAATCCGCAACATTCCGGTTAAGGTAAT is a genomic window of Nodosilinea sp. E11 containing:
- a CDS encoding alkene reductase, translating into MSTAKNLFTPIQLGAYELPNRIVMAPLTRNRAGEGNVPQPLNVTYYEQRASAGLIITEASQISPQGMGYPATPGIHSAEQIAGWQKVTEAVHAKGGRIFLQLWHVGRISHPSLQPDGATPVAPSALQPRGDAMTYEGMQRFVTPRALELEEIPGIVDQYRQAAKNAQSAGFDGVEIHGANGYLLDQFLRDGSNHRTDAYGGPVENRARLLLEVTEAAVEVFGSQRVGVRLSPSATFNDMTDSDPRATFGYAIQALNQFDLAYLHLLEPSEADLRYGGTPIPTKEFRPLYNGLLMVNWDYDQESGNDAIASGDADLVSYGKLFIANPDLPERFAKNAPLNEPNPDTFYGGGAEGYTDYPALAA
- a CDS encoding isoprenyl transferase; amino-acid sequence: MIQPINYSTLPVDLHPEALPSHVAVIMDGNGRWATQRGLPRVAGHRQGAQTVKDLLRCCKDWGIEALTVYAFSTENWRRPMAEVTFLLRLFERLLRRELADMQREGVRIRFLGDLSPLPERLQALMQEAMAMTCSNQRVQFNVAVNYGGRQELVAATRHIAQQVACGAISINDVDEAALARVLLTYPLPDPELLIRTSGEQRLSNFLPWQLAYTELYFTDLLWPEFDRAAFYQALQWYQGRQRRFGGLAPAPLPQSL
- a CDS encoding tetratricopeptide repeat protein; its protein translation is MASDAVELADRLVFTVTGRHLNDLQRTILHQVWQGQKYLDIATAAGYTEGHIKDVAYQLWRLLSGVTGEKVTKSTLKSALKRSLLKMGIDVSGASAALGLTEAGGPREVPVEQTALPLVNPNFVGRQEAIAHLNSLVTQGDRTIVIQGEGGLGKTTLAQHFLAQQPVDLTLELMMAKDPADITPVEWVVEEWLRQDFGVEPGREFGVTLDRLRRHLRQRRVAVLIDNLEPALSAQGQFIVPHRRYSELLRVLADSRGQTLTLMTSRDRLCEPGIPIAHYRLPGLGLAAWATYFAHRGIPDHREVLAAMHSAYGGNAKAMEILAGAVEADFEGNLRLYWQAHSQDLLGPVDLKNLVESQIHRLQTLDPDAYRLFCRLGVYRYQDVPALPWDAVQCLMADIPPQSHQAIVTSLRNRSLLECHQGHYGLHPVVRAGALAQLIANSEESTEWESAHRAAAHCWSNSIQRICSLDDAIQALEAYYHYVAIGDYGAAARVILHSRDNQWQQFLPLGSTLYRMGLVQPVTDAITAIIDHISPQNADASELANILGDLYWIQGRLEAAIACQQNAMAIAQACLHTEAPDPATHRWYYLTMLVVDSQLSLGLYHLDLWNLEVAATWFNQVLASTTGTRHQPWADKATNCLALVRSYQGDRAAAQALANSVIRSVQGHGQNGRHAFFVQLLGHTYLNLENLDTAESLLSEAIQSAEAGHYLQIKANALVGLGRLNSQRGNLAAAVEDYRRAIALLDDVGAHCDLATAHLQCALALASLSGPQAESKHHLCKALQLFHAIPAPQQVSRAEQAWAKHLRLLASHSSATSQTGDALGFAITHPS